One window of the Niallia circulans genome contains the following:
- the opuFB gene encoding osmoprotectant update ABC transporter permease/substrate-binding subunit OpuFB (The ABC transporter OpuF is widely distributed in Bacillus species other than B. subtilis. OpuFA is the ATP-binding subunit, while OpuFB is a fusion of permease and substrate-binding subunits.) produces the protein MKELTQVFQDRKAELASALFEHIQISFIALFFAVIIAIPLGIYITRHRKVAEGIVGITSVIQTIPSLALLGILIPLFGIGRVPAIIALVAYALLPILRNTYTGIKEVDPSLIEAARAMGMNTRRRLFKVEIPLAMPVIMAGIRTAMVLIVGTATLAALIGAGGLGDIILLGIDRNNTNLILLGAIPAALLALLFDYLLKKFEQLSYKKAFISIGVIALLSLVIILMPLIGQKDEEIVIGGKLGSEPEILINMYKILIEEKTDLQVELKPGLGKTSFVFQALQTGSIDLYPEFTGTAISEFLKETATSTNREEVYRQARDGMLEKYQMIMLEPMQYNNTYALAVSKNLADQFQLESISDLKGIEEQIQAGFTLEFSDREDGYQGIQYLYGLTFPNLVTMEPKLRYVAVESGEINLVDAYSTDSELQQYQLKVLEDDQNLFPPYQGAPLMKEETAKEHPEMVEALNQLAGKISDDDMRKMNYQVNVEGESPREVAEQYLENAGIVQ, from the coding sequence ATGAAGGAGCTGACACAAGTATTTCAAGACAGAAAGGCTGAATTAGCAAGTGCGCTGTTTGAGCATATTCAAATATCCTTCATTGCTCTCTTTTTTGCAGTCATTATTGCTATTCCACTAGGAATTTATATTACTAGACATAGAAAGGTGGCCGAAGGGATAGTAGGAATCACATCTGTTATTCAAACAATTCCTTCCTTGGCATTATTAGGTATTCTGATTCCATTATTCGGAATTGGCAGAGTGCCAGCAATTATTGCTTTAGTTGCATATGCCTTGCTGCCAATTTTAAGAAATACATATACAGGAATTAAAGAAGTAGATCCGTCCTTAATTGAAGCGGCTCGAGCGATGGGGATGAATACACGAAGAAGATTATTTAAGGTAGAAATTCCTCTTGCGATGCCAGTTATTATGGCGGGGATTCGGACAGCCATGGTATTAATTGTAGGAACAGCCACTCTTGCAGCTTTAATTGGAGCTGGAGGTCTTGGCGATATTATTCTATTAGGTATTGATCGTAATAACACAAATCTAATTCTTCTAGGGGCAATTCCAGCAGCATTGCTTGCTCTTCTGTTTGACTACTTATTGAAAAAATTTGAGCAGCTATCCTATAAAAAAGCCTTTATTTCTATTGGAGTGATTGCACTTTTATCGCTTGTAATAATCTTAATGCCATTAATAGGACAGAAGGATGAAGAGATTGTTATTGGAGGGAAATTAGGGTCTGAGCCCGAAATTCTCATTAATATGTATAAAATACTTATTGAAGAAAAAACAGATTTACAAGTAGAGCTGAAGCCGGGATTAGGAAAAACCTCTTTTGTGTTTCAAGCATTGCAAACAGGAAGCATTGATCTTTATCCGGAATTTACAGGGACGGCTATTTCTGAATTTTTAAAGGAAACGGCTACTAGCACAAATCGGGAGGAAGTGTATCGACAAGCGAGGGATGGGATGTTAGAAAAATATCAAATGATAATGTTAGAGCCAATGCAGTATAATAACACCTATGCATTAGCAGTTTCCAAGAATCTTGCAGACCAATTTCAGCTAGAATCTATCTCTGACTTGAAGGGGATAGAAGAGCAAATACAGGCAGGTTTTACATTGGAATTTTCAGATCGTGAAGATGGCTATCAAGGTATCCAGTATCTTTATGGACTTACTTTTCCTAATCTTGTAACAATGGAGCCTAAATTACGCTATGTAGCAGTTGAATCAGGTGAAATTAACTTAGTCGATGCCTACTCCACAGATAGTGAGTTGCAACAATACCAATTAAAGGTGCTAGAAGACGATCAAAATTTATTCCCACCATACCAAGGGGCTCCTTTAATGAAAGAAGAAACGGCAAAAGAGCATCCTGAAATGGTAGAAGCACTAAACCAGTTAGCGGGAAAAATAAGCGATGACGATATGAGAAAAATGAATTATCAAGTAAATGTAGAAGGGGAAAGTCCGCGTGAAGTTGCCGAACAATATTTGGAAAACGCGGGTATTGTTCAATAG
- a CDS encoding DUF1572 family protein, protein MSIEREYLQAVVNRFKEVKKLGDNTFEQIGEKEINWTYNSSSNSIAIIVKHMSGNMISRWTDFLNTDGEKEYRNREEEFTDNISSKEELHTVWENGWKVLIDSLTNLKEEDLLKTIYIRGEGHLVLEAIERQMAHYAYHVGQIVYIGKFIKDTEWKSLSIPKGKSEEYLIEMKEKHKKGIVE, encoded by the coding sequence ATGAGCATAGAAAGGGAATATTTGCAGGCTGTCGTTAATCGATTTAAAGAGGTAAAAAAACTTGGAGATAATACATTTGAGCAAATAGGGGAAAAAGAAATAAATTGGACTTATAATAGCTCGTCCAATAGTATAGCCATTATTGTAAAACATATGAGTGGAAATATGATTTCTAGATGGACAGATTTCTTAAACACAGACGGAGAAAAGGAATATAGGAATCGCGAGGAGGAATTTACTGATAATATTTCTTCAAAGGAAGAGCTTCATACAGTGTGGGAAAATGGGTGGAAGGTATTAATAGATTCATTGACTAATTTAAAGGAAGAGGATTTATTAAAAACTATTTACATTCGTGGAGAAGGACATTTAGTGCTCGAAGCTATAGAAAGACAAATGGCTCATTATGCCTATCATGTTGGGCAAATCGTTTATATCGGAAAGTTCATAAAAGACACAGAATGGAAGAGTCTTAGTATTCCAAAAGGAAAATCAGAGGAGTATTTAATAGAAATGAAGGAGAAGCATAAAAAAGGTATCGTGGAATAG
- a CDS encoding NUDIX hydrolase, which produces MFIVNVEGAVRRADKWLIVERSRKEEHAGGMLSLVGGKVDLEGNSIDILERTVKREILEEVGVTVRDKMEYVHSTSFVTESGKHVIDIVFLCEHEQGEAFVKSPDEVENIEWLTTEEVLDHSHAPSYVKESIKRAAVLLQA; this is translated from the coding sequence ATGTTTATTGTAAATGTAGAAGGAGCAGTTAGAAGAGCGGATAAGTGGTTGATTGTAGAAAGAAGTAGAAAAGAGGAACATGCTGGGGGAATGCTCTCTCTTGTAGGCGGAAAAGTAGATTTAGAAGGGAATTCCATAGATATTCTCGAAAGAACAGTCAAACGAGAAATTTTAGAAGAAGTAGGTGTGACGGTTAGAGATAAAATGGAATATGTGCATAGCACCTCATTTGTAACAGAAAGTGGGAAGCATGTAATTGATATAGTATTTCTATGCGAGCATGAGCAAGGCGAAGCATTTGTTAAAAGTCCTGATGAAGTAGAAAATATAGAATGGCTGACAACTGAAGAGGTATTAGATCATTCACATGCACCTAGTTATGTAAAAGAAAGTATAAAGCGAGCGGCAGTATTGCTTCAAGCGTAA